A genomic stretch from Papio anubis isolate 15944 chromosome 18, Panubis1.0, whole genome shotgun sequence includes:
- the SPATA2L gene encoding spermatogenesis-associated protein 2-like protein has protein sequence MGSSSLSEDYRLCLERELRRGRAGVCGDPSLRAVLWQILVEDFDLHGALQDDALALLTDGLWGRADLAPALRGLARAFELLELAAVHLYLLPWRKEFTTIKTFSGGYVHVLKGVLSDDLLLKSFQKMGYVRRDSHRLMVTALPPACQLVQVALGCFALRLECEILGEVLAQLGTSVLPAEELLQARRASGDVASCVAWLQQRLAQDEEPPPLPPRGSPAAYRAPLDLYRDLQEDEGSEDASLYGEPSPGPDSPSAEVAYRPPLWEQSAKLWGTGGRAWEPPAEELPQASSPPYGALEEGLEPEPSAFSFVSLRRELSRPGDLATPESSAGASPRRIRAEGVPASAYRSVSEPPGYQAHSCLSPGALPTLCCDTCRQLHAAHCAALPACRPGHSLRVLLGDAQRRLWLQRAQMDTLLYSSPGARP, from the exons ATGGGCAGCAGCTCGCTGTCCGAGGACTACCGCCTGTGCCTGGAGCGCGAGCTGCGACGGGGCCGCGCGGGCGTGTGCGGGGACCCCTCGCTGCGCGCGGTGCTCTGGCAGATCCTGGTGGAGGACTTCGACCTGCACGGGGCGCTGCAGGACGACGCGCTGGCGCTGCTCACCGACGGGCTGTGGGGCCGCGCCGACCTGGCGCCCGCGCTACGCGGCCTGGCCCGCGCCTTCGAGCTGCTGGAACTCGCCGCGGTGCACCTGTACCTGCTGCCCTGGAGGAAGGAGTTCACCACCATCAAG ACATTCTCCGGGGGCTACGTGCACGTGCTGAAGGGTGTGCTCTCAGACGACCTCCTCCTGAAGAGCTTCCAGAAGATGGGCTACGTGCGCAGGGACAGCCACCGGCTCATGGTGACCGCCCTGCCCCCCGCCTGCCAGCTGGTGCAGGTGGCCCTGGGCTGCTTCGCTCTCCGGCTGGAGTGTGAGATCCTGGGCGAGGTGCTGGCCCAGCTGGGCACCAGTGTACTACCAGCTGAGGAGCTGCTGCAGGCACGGCGTGCCAGCGGGGACGTGGCCTCCTGTGTGGCCTGGCTGCAGCAGCGGCTGGCCCAGGATGAGGAgcctccacccctgcccccccGAGGCTCCCCTGCTGCTTACAGGGCCCCACTGGACTTATATCGGGACCTGCAGGAGGACGAGGGGTCGGAGGATGCCAGCCTGTATGGGGAGCCGTCACCAGGCCCTGACTCGCCCTCGGCAGAGGTGGCCTACAGGCCGCCACTGTGGGAGCAGAGTGCCAAACTGTGGGGCACTGGGGGCCGGGCCTGGGAGCCCCCAGCTGAGGAGCTGCCACAGGCCAGCAGCCCACCCTATGGGGCCTTGGAGGAGGGGCTAGAACCAGAACCCTCCGCCTTCTCCTTCGTCTCTCTGCGCCGTGAGCTGAGTAGGCCTGGGGACCTGGCCACCCCTGAAAGCTCTGCAGGGGCCAGCCCGAGGCGTATTCGGGCAGAGGGGGTACCGGCCTCAGCCTACAGGTCTGTCTCTGAGCCCCCAGGCTACCAGGCACACAGCTGCCTGTCCCCTGGTGCCCTGCCCACCCTCTGCTGTGACACCTGTCGCCAGCTGCATGCTGCCCACTGTGCAGCCCTGCCCGCCTGCCGCCCGGGCCACTCGCTGCGTGTGCTGCTTGGCGACGCCCAGCGGCGCTTGTGGCTGCAGCGTGCACAGATGGACACTCTGCTCTACAGTAGTCCCGGGGCCCGGCCCTAG
- the CDK10 gene encoding cyclin-dependent kinase 10 isoform X5, whose amino-acid sequence MDKEKDGIPISSLREITLLLRLRHPNIVELKEVVVGNHLESIFLVMGYCEQDLASLLENMPTPFSEAQVKCIVLQVLRGLQYLHRNFIIHRDLKVSNLLMTDKGCVKTADFGLARAYGVPVKPMTPKVVTLWYRAPELLLGTTTQTTSIDMWAVGCILAELLAHKPLLPGTSEIHQIDLIVQLLGTPSENIWPGFSKLPLVGQYSLRKQPYNNLKHKFPWLSEAGLRLLHFLFMYDPKKRATAGDCLESSYFKEKPLPCEPELMPTFPHHRNKRAAPATSEGQSKRCKP is encoded by the exons ATGGACAAGGAGAAGGATG GCATCCCCATCAGCAGCCTGCGGGAGATCACACTGCTGCTCCGCCTGCGTCACCCCAACATCGTGGAGCTGAAGGAGGTGGTTGTGGGGAACCACCTGGAGAG CATCTTCCTGGTGATGGGTTACTGTGAGCAGGACCTGGCCAGCCTCCTGGAGAATATGCCAACACCCTTCTCGGAGGCCCAG GTCAAGTGCATCGTGCTGCAGGTGCTCCGGGGCCTCCAGTATCTGCACAGGAACTTCATCATCCACAG GGACCTGAAGGTTTCCAACTTGCTCATGACTGACAAGGGCTGTGTGAAGACAG CGGATTTCGGCTTGGCCCGGGCCTATGGCGTCCCAGTAAAGCCAATGACCCCTAAGGTGGTCACTCTCTG GTACCGAGCCCCCGAACTGCTGTTGGGAACCACCACGCAGACCACCAGCATCGACATGTG GGCCGTGGGTTGCATCCTGGCCGAGCTGCTGGCCCACAAGCCCCTTCTCCCTGGCACTTCTGAGATCCACCAGATCGACTTGATCGTGCAGCTGCTGGGGACGCCCAGTGAGAACATCTGGCCG GGCTTTTCCAAGCTGCCGCTGGTCGGCCAGTACAGTCTCCGGAAGCAGCCCTACAACAACCTGAAGCACAAGTTCCCGTGGCTCTCGGAGGCCGGTCTGCGTCTGCTGCACTTCCTGTTCATGTACGACCCTAAGAAAAG GGCGACGGCCGGGGACTGCCTGGAGAGCTCCTACTTCAAGGAGAAGCCCCTAC CCTGTGAGCCAGAGCTCATGCCCACCTTTCCCCACCACCGCAACAAGCGGGCCGCCCCGGCCACCTCCGAAGGCCAGAGCAAGCGCTGTAAGCCCTGA
- the CDK10 gene encoding cyclin-dependent kinase 10 isoform X2 — MAEPDLESEQIRLKCIRKEGFFTVPPEHRLGRCRSVKEFEKLNRIGEGTYGIVYRARDTQTDEIVALKKVRMDKEKDGIPISSLREITLLLRLRHPNIVELKEVVVGNHLESIFLVMGYCEQDLASLLENMPTPFSEAQVKCIVLQVLRGLQYLHRNFIIHRDLKVSNLLMTDKGCVKTADFGLARAYGVPVKPMTPKVVTLWYRAPELLLGTTTQTTSIDMWAVGCILAELLAHKPLLPGTSEIHQIDLIVQLLGTPSENIWPGFSKLPLVGQYSLRKQPYNNLKHKFPWLSEAGLRLLHFLFMATAGDCLESSYFKEKPLPCEPELMPTFPHHRNKRAAPATSEGQSKRCKP, encoded by the exons ATGGCGGAGCCAGACCTAGAGTCGGAGCAGATCCGCCTGAAGTGTATTCGTAAGGAGGGCTTCTTCACGGTGCCTCCGGAACACAGG CTGGGACGATGCCGCAGTGTGAAGGAGTTTGAGAAGCTGAACCGCATTGGAGAGGGTACCTACGGCATTGTGT ATCGGGCCCGGGACACCCAGACAGATGAGATCGTCGCGCTGAAGAAGGTACGGATGGACAAGGAGAAGGATG GCATCCCCATCAGCAGCCTGCGGGAGATCACACTGCTGCTCCGCCTGCGTCACCCCAACATCGTGGAGCTGAAGGAGGTGGTTGTGGGGAACCACCTGGAGAG CATCTTCCTGGTGATGGGTTACTGTGAGCAGGACCTGGCCAGCCTCCTGGAGAATATGCCAACACCCTTCTCGGAGGCCCAG GTCAAGTGCATCGTGCTGCAGGTGCTCCGGGGCCTCCAGTATCTGCACAGGAACTTCATCATCCACAG GGACCTGAAGGTTTCCAACTTGCTCATGACTGACAAGGGCTGTGTGAAGACAG CGGATTTCGGCTTGGCCCGGGCCTATGGCGTCCCAGTAAAGCCAATGACCCCTAAGGTGGTCACTCTCTG GTACCGAGCCCCCGAACTGCTGTTGGGAACCACCACGCAGACCACCAGCATCGACATGTG GGCCGTGGGTTGCATCCTGGCCGAGCTGCTGGCCCACAAGCCCCTTCTCCCTGGCACTTCTGAGATCCACCAGATCGACTTGATCGTGCAGCTGCTGGGGACGCCCAGTGAGAACATCTGGCCG GGCTTTTCCAAGCTGCCGCTGGTCGGCCAGTACAGTCTCCGGAAGCAGCCCTACAACAACCTGAAGCACAAGTTCCCGTGGCTCTCGGAGGCCGGTCTGCGTCTGCTGCACTTCCTGTTCAT GGCGACGGCCGGGGACTGCCTGGAGAGCTCCTACTTCAAGGAGAAGCCCCTAC CCTGTGAGCCAGAGCTCATGCCCACCTTTCCCCACCACCGCAACAAGCGGGCCGCCCCGGCCACCTCCGAAGGCCAGAGCAAGCGCTGTAAGCCCTGA
- the CDK10 gene encoding cyclin-dependent kinase 10 isoform X1: MAEPDLESEQIRLKCIRKEGFFTVPPEHRLGRCRSVKEFEKLNRIGEGTYGIVYRARDTQTDEIVALKKVRMDKEKDGIPISSLREITLLLRLRHPNIVELKEVVVGNHLESIFLVMGYCEQDLASLLENMPTPFSEAQVKCIVLQVLRGLQYLHRNFIIHRDLKVSNLLMTDKGCVKTADFGLARAYGVPVKPMTPKVVTLWYRAPELLLGTTTQTTSIDMWAVGCILAELLAHKPLLPGTSEIHQIDLIVQLLGTPSENIWPGFSKLPLVGQYSLRKQPYNNLKHKFPWLSEAGLRLLHFLFMYDPKKRATAGDCLESSYFKEKPLPCEPELMPTFPHHRNKRAAPATSEGQSKRCKP, translated from the exons ATGGCGGAGCCAGACCTAGAGTCGGAGCAGATCCGCCTGAAGTGTATTCGTAAGGAGGGCTTCTTCACGGTGCCTCCGGAACACAGG CTGGGACGATGCCGCAGTGTGAAGGAGTTTGAGAAGCTGAACCGCATTGGAGAGGGTACCTACGGCATTGTGT ATCGGGCCCGGGACACCCAGACAGATGAGATCGTCGCGCTGAAGAAGGTACGGATGGACAAGGAGAAGGATG GCATCCCCATCAGCAGCCTGCGGGAGATCACACTGCTGCTCCGCCTGCGTCACCCCAACATCGTGGAGCTGAAGGAGGTGGTTGTGGGGAACCACCTGGAGAG CATCTTCCTGGTGATGGGTTACTGTGAGCAGGACCTGGCCAGCCTCCTGGAGAATATGCCAACACCCTTCTCGGAGGCCCAG GTCAAGTGCATCGTGCTGCAGGTGCTCCGGGGCCTCCAGTATCTGCACAGGAACTTCATCATCCACAG GGACCTGAAGGTTTCCAACTTGCTCATGACTGACAAGGGCTGTGTGAAGACAG CGGATTTCGGCTTGGCCCGGGCCTATGGCGTCCCAGTAAAGCCAATGACCCCTAAGGTGGTCACTCTCTG GTACCGAGCCCCCGAACTGCTGTTGGGAACCACCACGCAGACCACCAGCATCGACATGTG GGCCGTGGGTTGCATCCTGGCCGAGCTGCTGGCCCACAAGCCCCTTCTCCCTGGCACTTCTGAGATCCACCAGATCGACTTGATCGTGCAGCTGCTGGGGACGCCCAGTGAGAACATCTGGCCG GGCTTTTCCAAGCTGCCGCTGGTCGGCCAGTACAGTCTCCGGAAGCAGCCCTACAACAACCTGAAGCACAAGTTCCCGTGGCTCTCGGAGGCCGGTCTGCGTCTGCTGCACTTCCTGTTCATGTACGACCCTAAGAAAAG GGCGACGGCCGGGGACTGCCTGGAGAGCTCCTACTTCAAGGAGAAGCCCCTAC CCTGTGAGCCAGAGCTCATGCCCACCTTTCCCCACCACCGCAACAAGCGGGCCGCCCCGGCCACCTCCGAAGGCCAGAGCAAGCGCTGTAAGCCCTGA
- the CDK10 gene encoding cyclin-dependent kinase 10 isoform X4, whose translation MAEPDLESEQIRLKCIRKEGFFTVPPEHRLGRCRSVKEFEKLNRIGEGTYGIVYRARDTQTDEIVALKKVRMDKEKDGIPISSLREITLLLRLRHPNIVELKEVVVGNHLESIFLVMGYCEQDLASLLENMPTPFSEAQVKCIVLQVLRGLQYLHRNFIIHRDLKVSNLLMTDKGCVKTADFGLARAYGVPVKPMTPKVVTLWYRAPELLLGTTTQTTSIDMWAVGCILAELLAHKPLLPGTSEIHQIDLIVQLLGTPSENIWPGFSKLPLVGQYSLRKQPYNNLKHKFPWLSEAGLRLLHFLFMATAGDCLESSYFKEKPLR comes from the exons ATGGCGGAGCCAGACCTAGAGTCGGAGCAGATCCGCCTGAAGTGTATTCGTAAGGAGGGCTTCTTCACGGTGCCTCCGGAACACAGG CTGGGACGATGCCGCAGTGTGAAGGAGTTTGAGAAGCTGAACCGCATTGGAGAGGGTACCTACGGCATTGTGT ATCGGGCCCGGGACACCCAGACAGATGAGATCGTCGCGCTGAAGAAGGTACGGATGGACAAGGAGAAGGATG GCATCCCCATCAGCAGCCTGCGGGAGATCACACTGCTGCTCCGCCTGCGTCACCCCAACATCGTGGAGCTGAAGGAGGTGGTTGTGGGGAACCACCTGGAGAG CATCTTCCTGGTGATGGGTTACTGTGAGCAGGACCTGGCCAGCCTCCTGGAGAATATGCCAACACCCTTCTCGGAGGCCCAG GTCAAGTGCATCGTGCTGCAGGTGCTCCGGGGCCTCCAGTATCTGCACAGGAACTTCATCATCCACAG GGACCTGAAGGTTTCCAACTTGCTCATGACTGACAAGGGCTGTGTGAAGACAG CGGATTTCGGCTTGGCCCGGGCCTATGGCGTCCCAGTAAAGCCAATGACCCCTAAGGTGGTCACTCTCTG GTACCGAGCCCCCGAACTGCTGTTGGGAACCACCACGCAGACCACCAGCATCGACATGTG GGCCGTGGGTTGCATCCTGGCCGAGCTGCTGGCCCACAAGCCCCTTCTCCCTGGCACTTCTGAGATCCACCAGATCGACTTGATCGTGCAGCTGCTGGGGACGCCCAGTGAGAACATCTGGCCG GGCTTTTCCAAGCTGCCGCTGGTCGGCCAGTACAGTCTCCGGAAGCAGCCCTACAACAACCTGAAGCACAAGTTCCCGTGGCTCTCGGAGGCCGGTCTGCGTCTGCTGCACTTCCTGTTCAT GGCGACGGCCGGGGACTGCCTGGAGAGCTCCTACTTCAAGGAGAAGCCCCTAC GGTAA
- the CDK10 gene encoding cyclin-dependent kinase 10 isoform X3: MAEPDLESEQIRLKCIRKEGFFTVPPEHRLGRCRSVKEFEKLNRIGEGTYGIVYRARDTQTDEIVALKKVRMDKEKDGIPISSLREITLLLRLRHPNIVELKEVVVGNHLESIFLVMGYCEQDLASLLENMPTPFSEAQVKCIVLQVLRGLQYLHRNFIIHRDLKVSNLLMTDKGCVKTADFGLARAYGVPVKPMTPKVVTLWYRAPELLLGTTTQTTSIDMWAVGCILAELLAHKPLLPGTSEIHQIDLIVQLLGTPSENIWPGFSKLPLVGQYSLRKQPYNNLKHKFPWLSEAGLRLLHFLFMYDPKKRATAGDCLESSYFKEKPLR; this comes from the exons ATGGCGGAGCCAGACCTAGAGTCGGAGCAGATCCGCCTGAAGTGTATTCGTAAGGAGGGCTTCTTCACGGTGCCTCCGGAACACAGG CTGGGACGATGCCGCAGTGTGAAGGAGTTTGAGAAGCTGAACCGCATTGGAGAGGGTACCTACGGCATTGTGT ATCGGGCCCGGGACACCCAGACAGATGAGATCGTCGCGCTGAAGAAGGTACGGATGGACAAGGAGAAGGATG GCATCCCCATCAGCAGCCTGCGGGAGATCACACTGCTGCTCCGCCTGCGTCACCCCAACATCGTGGAGCTGAAGGAGGTGGTTGTGGGGAACCACCTGGAGAG CATCTTCCTGGTGATGGGTTACTGTGAGCAGGACCTGGCCAGCCTCCTGGAGAATATGCCAACACCCTTCTCGGAGGCCCAG GTCAAGTGCATCGTGCTGCAGGTGCTCCGGGGCCTCCAGTATCTGCACAGGAACTTCATCATCCACAG GGACCTGAAGGTTTCCAACTTGCTCATGACTGACAAGGGCTGTGTGAAGACAG CGGATTTCGGCTTGGCCCGGGCCTATGGCGTCCCAGTAAAGCCAATGACCCCTAAGGTGGTCACTCTCTG GTACCGAGCCCCCGAACTGCTGTTGGGAACCACCACGCAGACCACCAGCATCGACATGTG GGCCGTGGGTTGCATCCTGGCCGAGCTGCTGGCCCACAAGCCCCTTCTCCCTGGCACTTCTGAGATCCACCAGATCGACTTGATCGTGCAGCTGCTGGGGACGCCCAGTGAGAACATCTGGCCG GGCTTTTCCAAGCTGCCGCTGGTCGGCCAGTACAGTCTCCGGAAGCAGCCCTACAACAACCTGAAGCACAAGTTCCCGTGGCTCTCGGAGGCCGGTCTGCGTCTGCTGCACTTCCTGTTCATGTACGACCCTAAGAAAAG GGCGACGGCCGGGGACTGCCTGGAGAGCTCCTACTTCAAGGAGAAGCCCCTAC GGTAA